Proteins encoded by one window of Oenanthe melanoleuca isolate GR-GAL-2019-014 chromosome 20, OMel1.0, whole genome shotgun sequence:
- the LPIN3 gene encoding LOW QUALITY PROTEIN: phosphatidate phosphatase LPIN3 (The sequence of the model RefSeq protein was modified relative to this genomic sequence to represent the inferred CDS: inserted 2 bases in 1 codon), translating to MNFVGQLAESVLVTVKGLYQDLNPATLSGCIDVVVVRQPDNSFKCSPFHVRFGKLGVLHSKEKVVDIEINGEPVDLHMKLGDNGEAFFVEESEEHEGSIPFFLRTPPICEEQSPKDAVQPSTSAGVVLHKRRRRKRRPRKSEVLDSDSDSCDETKSEVTIKEPHKLPAPSDAACSSFADPLEETGSLQPQEIRPYSDGELLKGDSFMLSHQSSPKSDSELEIKRQESFPLGAESLLKWTWGMLPQVNKLVQVKPAKSTKSIDTAATTSSVTLVPEDDETPLVATSEPPEGDSSPTGPQGIPPSLPVPVTEPTLAPQAENSISRLKDILHAVRAKRFLGASSVPQEKQMGDVTVVPEAQPDVEPFEGATAPRQGGSEGPTSQLERQRRQGSIKRSLHLGPSAIYLEDFSELDKKPVALYFPKSDTEQSSRPVTDRSNPLCMQLPSTLPANSPMGSDSMPTVALSLCGGLRGNRQISHEKFMEHIVSYRQFAENPRLINDPNLVIMINKKYYNWAVAGPIVLALQAFQRYIPESIIDELVKEKTPKKDRRFWFSWRRREFLTEGQQPRSGKASMGALWRRGVWHRQEEKESSSDNEPQHPGDMLAMGGPSQKHLSTCKIGQEEKESSSDSPFLQSGDILTMKAPAQKLLPAYKKSLRLSSEQIGRLNLQDGPNEVAFSVTTQYQGTCRCEATIYLWNWNEKVVISDIDGTITKSDTLGQILPQLGKDWTHRGIVKLFHKIHLNGYKFLYCSARAIGMAHITKGYLKWVNEQGFGLPMGPMLLSPSSLMSAFHREVIEKKPEVFKVTCLSDIRKLFATKCPFYAGFGNRPNDVYAYKQVGLPESRIFTVNPKGELIRELTKNQKSTYERLSELVEVFFPPVGHRGSTSLXYSPFACWRPPLPDTDLDGLP from the exons ATGAACTTTGTGGGGCAGCTGGCTGAGAGTGTCCTTGTCACAGTGAAGGGGCTGTACCAGGATTTGAACCCTGCCACCCTGTCAGGCTGCATCGATGTGGTCGTGGTGAGGCAGCCCGACAACTCCTTCAAGTGCTCCCCGTTCCACGTGCGCTTTGGGAAGCTGGGAGTGCTGCACTCCAAGGAGAAGGTG GTTGACATTGAAATCAACGGAGAGCCTGTGGATCTGCACATGAAGCTGGGAGACAATGGAGAGGCCTTCTTTGTCGAGGAGTCAGAGGAACATGAG gGCAGCATCCCGTTCTTCCTCCGCACACCCCCCATCTGCgaggagcagagcccaaagGATGCTGTTCAACCTTCCACCAGTGCCGGCGTGGTCCTACACAAGAGGAGGCGGCGCAAGAGAAGGCCCAGGAAGAGTGAGGTGTTGGACTCGGATTCTGACAGCTGTGATGAGACCAAAAGTGAGGTGACCATAAAGGAGCCACACAAGCTGCCAGCCCCAAG TGACGCAGCATGTTCATCCTTTGCTGATCCCCTTGAAGAAACTGGGTCGTTGCAGCCCCAAGAGATACGCCCGTACTCTGATGGGGAGCTGCTCAAAGGGGACAG CTTCATGCTGAGCCATCAATCTTCCCCCAAAAGTGATTCTGAACTGGAGATCAAACGACAGGAAAGTTTTCCTCTAGGGGCTGAATCCCTCTTGAAGTGGACCTGGGGAATGCTCCCTCAG GTGAATAAATTGGTACAAGTTAAACCAGCCAAGTCCACAAAGAGCATTGATACTGCAGCGACCACCAGCTCTGTGACACTGGTTCCAGAGGATGATGAAACCCCTCTTGTTGCCACCTCTGAACCTCCAGAAGGGGATTCAAGCCCAACAGGTCCTCAGGGCATACCCCCTTCTTTGCCTGTGCCTGTAACTGAGCCAACACTTGCACCCCAGGCTGAAAACAGTATCTCCAGGCTGAAGGACATCCTCCATGCTGTCAGGGCAAAGAGATTTTTGGGGGCCTCCTCAGTCCCACAAGAGAAACAGATGGGAGATGTGACTGTTGTGCCAGAGGCTCAGCCAGATGTGGAGCCCTTTGAGGGAGCCACTGCTCCAAGGCAGGGAGGCTCAGAAGGCCCCACATCCcagctggagaggcagaggaggcaAG GATCCATCAAAAGAAGTCTTCACTTGGGTCCCAGTGCCATTTACCTGGAAGACTTCTCTGAGCTGGACAAGAAGCCAGTGGCTCTCTATTTCCCCAAGAG tgacacagagcagagttCAAGGCCTGTGACAGACCGCAGTAACCCTCTGTGTATGCAGCTGCCATCCACCTTGCCTGCCAACAGCCCCATGGGCTCTGACTCGATGCCCACAGTTGCCCTGTCACTGTGTGGGGGCCTCAGGGGCAACAGGCAGATCTCTCACG AGAAGTTCATGGAACACATTGTTTCCTACCGGCAGTTTGCTGAGAATCCAAGGCTCATCAATGACCCAAACCTGGTGATAATGATCAACAAGAA GTATTACAACTGGGCTGTGGCTGGTCCCAtagtcctggccctgcaggctTTCCAGAGGTATATTCCTGAG AGCATCATTGACGAATTGGTGAAGGAGAAGACGCCCAAGAAAGACAGAAGGTTTTGGTTCtcctggaggaggagagaaTTCCTGACAGAGGGG CAGCAGCCGAGGTCAGGGAAAGCCAGCATGGGAGCACTGTGGCGAAGAGGAGTTTGGCACAG gcaggaggaaaaggagtcTTCCAGTGACAATGAGCcccagcaccctggggacatGTTGGCAATGGGGGGCCCTTCTCAGAAACATCTGTCAACCTGCAAGATAGG gcaggaggaaaaggagtcATCCAGTGACAGTCCGTTCCTGCAATCTGGAGACATATTGACAATGAAAGCCCCTGCTCAGAAACTTCTTCCAGCCTATAAGAAATCCCTGCGGCTCTCCTCTGAACAAATT ggaaGGTTGAATCTGCAGGATGGCCCAAATGAGGTGGCATTCAGTGTGACAACCCAGTACCAGGGCACGTGTCGCTGTGAGGCCACTATCTACCTGTGGAACTGGAACGAGAAAGTGGTGATCTCAGACATCGATGGCACCATCACTAA ATCAGATACTCTTGGACAGATCTTGCCACAGCTGGGTAAAGATTGGACTCACCGTGGGATTGTTAAACTCTTCCACAAAATCCACCT GAATGGCTACAAGTTCCTCTACTGCTCGGCCAGGGCTATTGGCATGGCCCACATCACCAAAGGCTACCTCAAATGGGTCAATGAGCAAGGCTTTGGCCTCCCCATGGGCCCCATGCTGCTTTCCCCCAGTAGTCTCATGTCTGCCTTCCACAG ggaggtgaTTGAGAAGAAGCCAGAGGTGTTCAAGGTCACCTGCTTGTCAGACATCCGAAAACTGTTTGCTACAAAGTGTCCCTTCTATGCTGGCTTTGGGAACAGGCCCAAT GATGTCTATGCTTACAAGCAAGTGGGGCTGCCAGAGAGCCGCATATTCACAGTAAACCCCAAGGGAGAGCTGATCCGGGAGCTCACAAAGAACCAAAAGTCAAC GTATGAGCGGCTGTCAGAGCTGGTGGAGGTCTTCTTCCCTCCTGTGGGACACAGGGGGAGCACTAGTCT GTACAGCCCCTTTGCCTGCTGGAGACCTCCACTGCCTGATACTGACTTGGATGGCTTGCCCTAA